Within the Candidatus Alcyoniella australis genome, the region GCTTTCGGCGAGTTGACCGGCGTGCCGGTGATTCTCAACACCAGCTTCAACGTAGCCGGCCAACCGATCGTCGAGACGCCGAGCGACGCCATCGAGTGTTTCCTGGGAACCCAGATCGACACCCTGGTGCTCGAGGGCCGCGTGCTGCGCAAACAACATCCGCCCAGCGCCACGCGCATCGCCGAGCTCAACCGCGATCTGGAGCTCACCCGGCAGCGGCTGATCCAGCGCGAACGCGAGCTGTACATGATCAGCCAAAGCCGCGGCTGGAAGTTGATCCAGAGGCTCAACCGCCTGCGCAAATCCGACAAGCCCAAGGGGATCGACTTTCTCTAGCCGCCGGCACTAGGGCAAATATTGCCGGCCAGCCAAAATTTAGAAATTGCGTTGATGATCGCCGAAGCGGCGTTGTTGGTTAGGCTTGTTGGAAGGCGTCGGTCAGATCGTCGAGGTTCTCGAGCCGCTCGCACTCGCGCTCTTTGGCCACAAGCAGCTCCTCGAAGCGCGCGAGCATCTGCCGAATCTCGTCGTTGTCCGGATCGTCCTGGATCAACTTGCGCGAGGTGATGATCGCCTCGTCGAGCAGCGAGAGCTCCATGTGGATCTGGGCCAAGTGCGCCGCGGCCTTGATCTCGACCTGATTGGCGCGCGCCTCCGCGGCGGTCTCAATGCGGCGCTCGATCTTCTCAAGCTTCAGTCGCGGATCTAAAACCTCGTCTTGGGCCATGCGCTGGGCGATCTGATCCAGATGCCCCTCGACGTGATCCAGGTCGCCCAGGGCCTGGTCCGTGGCTTTGACGTATTCCTGGTGCTCGAAAACGTCCACCTGATCAAGGTCGACCACGGGCAGCTCGGGCTCGCCCGAGGGTTCCGCGACGGACGCGCTTTGCTCGTCGATCTCGACCAACTGCTCCTCGCCCGCGATCCGCTGCCGAAGCGAGATCAGCAATGAGCGCGCCTCGAAGTCGATGGTGTCCCTGGCGCTGACCATCTCGAGCTGGTGCCGGGCATCTTCCAGCTGCTCCTGGGCGATGTAGATCTTGCCCAGCAACTTCTTAACTACCAGGTTGTCCTTGACGATCCGCGCCACCGGCTCGAGCTGCTCGGCCGCCTGCTCAATGTCGCCGCGCTTGTACAGGGCCTTGCCCAGCGCCTCGCGGCAGGCCAGATAGGACGGGAAAATCTCGAGCCCCCGTTGTCCGATGCGGATTGCGTCGTCCACCAGCCCGACCTTGCGGTAGGCCTCGCTGAGCTGGGCGTAGACGCGCCTGTGCTCGTCGAGTTTCAGTTCCTTGTTATACTTGGCGATAGATGTGAAAATCGCCTTGTCCATTGTGCAACTCCCGCCGGGACACTCTCCGAGGTACGAGGCAATATCTTACATACGGCGTGAGCACTCATCAATATCGCTCGCAATAGGTTTGCATTATTATTGCCCAAGGCCAGCACATCATGTAGGGTGACGCAGAGCGTCATAAGGAGAGAATTGATGCAAAGAGATCTGCAAAAAATGTCTGGCGATAAATTCGACCTGCTAATTATCGGCGGCGGCATCTCCGGCTGCGCAGTGGCGCACGACGCCGCGTCGCGCGGACTAAAGGTCGCGCTGGTAGAGAAAACCGACTACGGCTGCGCCACCAGCGCCGCCACCAGCAAGCTGGCCCACGGCGGACTGCGTTACCTGAAGAATTTGGAATTCGGCCTGGTGCGCGAGAGTCTGCGCGAGCGCCGGACCCTGGAATACATCGCACCGCATCTGGTCTACCCCGTTCCGTTCATGATCCCCAACTACCGCGGCACCGGCACTCGGCGATCGATGATCTGGGCGGCGATGCTGCTCTACGACCTGCTCAGCTGGGATAAGGGCAATCTGGAGGACCCGGATCGCCGCAGCCCCGGCCGCGGATTCTTCAACCGCCAAAGCTCGATCGACCTCGAGCCGGGGATGTCCAGCGAGCGGCTCAGCGGGTCTTCGCTCTACTACGACTGCCAGATGTACAGCCCGGACCGCGTAACCCTCGAGTTCCTGCTCAGCGCAGAGCAAAACGGCGCGCAGGCCGCCAACTACGCCAAGGTTGTCGGATTTATCAAACAGGGCAATCGCGTACAAGGCGCGGTGGTCCAGGACTCCCTCAGCGATCAGACCTACGAGATCCGCGCCGAGGTCACTGCCAACACCTGCGGCCCGTGGGCCGACATCGTGCTCGGGCTGGCCACCGACGGCAAGAACAGCCACGGCCTGCTGCGCTCCCAGGGGATCCACATCATCACGCGTTCGATTTCCAACAAATATGCGATGGTGCTGGCGACCAGGTCCGGCCGCCACTTCTTCATTATCCCCTGGCGCGGCCACAGCCTGATCGGCACCACCGACACCAAGTACGAGGACGCTCCGGATGAGTACTCGGTCAGCGAGTCGGCGGTGGCAGAGTTCATCGACGAGATCAACGACGCCTACCCCGGCGGCAAACTGACCCGCGAGGACGTGCTGTGGTCCTACGGCGGCCTGCGCCCGATCGTGGACAAGCAGACCGAGGTCGAGGGGACCTACTCCGCCAGCCGCAAGTACGAGATCTATGACGACGCCAAGGAGAACGGTATCGAGGGACACGTCACGGTGATCGGCGGCAAGTACACCACCAGCCGCAACCTGGCGCGCAGCATGGTCGACATGGTCGGCAACAAACTGGGCCGTGAGCTGCCGCCGTGCCGTACCGACCAGACCCGACTGTTCGGCGGCGATATCCCGACCTGGGCCGGATTCCTGGCCGACCTTAAGCGCGAGCATCCCCACGGACTTTCCGGCGAACAACTCGAGCACCTGGCCCGGCTCCACGGCTCGGCACTGGGCCGCGTGCTGGCGCACGCCGACGCCGACCCCTCGCTGCTCGAGCCGATCGGGCCCGGACGGTTGGACCTCAAATGCGAGGTGGTGCACGCGGTGCGCGAGGAGATGGCTCAAACTTTAGCCGATGTGCTGATGCGCCGCACCGAGATCGGAACTGCCGGTGATCCGGGCGCTCAGGCGCTGGAGACCTGCGCCGAGCTGACCGCAGCGGAACTGGGTTGGGACGAGCAACGCAAGGCCGAGGAGCTGGCAGCGGCGCGCGACGAGTTCAGCCACCAGGGAATCAAACCCGACTGAGTTTCAAAACAAACCGCATAAACAACGGGGCCCCGGAAAACCGGGACCCCGTTTTCTTATCGACGTTTTAACTTGAGATCAGACGCGCTCGACATACTCGCGCTTTTCAGTGTCCACGCGGATCATCGTTCCGACCGCGATGAATGAGGGCACCGTGACCACCAGGCCGGTCTCGAGCTTGGCCGGTTTTGGCGAGTTGGCGGCGGTCGCGCCCTTGAGCGGCGGATCGGTCTCGATCACCTCTAGCTCGACCTTGGCCGGCGGATCGATGCCGATGATCCGCTCGGCGTAGAGCTGGGCCTGGATCATCGCGTCGGGCTTGATGAACAGCACCGCGTCGCCCATCGCCTCCTCGTCCAGCTCGGTCATCTCGTAGGTCGAGGTGTCCATCAACACGTAGCGGTCGCCCTGCTTGTAGAGGTACTGCAGTTCCTTGGTCTCGAGCATCGCCCGCTCCACCGTATCGGTCGAGCGAAAGCGCTCCTCGGTCTGCACACCGGAAATCAGGTTGCGCATTTTAACCTGGACCACGGCGTTGCCCTTGCCCGGCGTGATGTGCGTCATCTGCAGGATGCGATAGGGCTCGCCTTTGTAGTCGATTACGTTCCCGGCCCTGATCCTGGTGGCGGTCATCTTCATTGCGTTGCCTTCTCCTTGAACGAACTATCCCAGCAATGGGAGCTTAAAGGGAGAGGTATCTTACCCGCAGCGGCCCGCGCGCTCAAGCCCGGGTCACTCCTCGGACGCTTGTTGCGGGGTCTGCACCAGGTAGTAGGCGTCTTTGAGCCGGTCGCGGGTGCGGTCGATCAGCTTGGCCCGTCCGAGCTGTTCGATAAAGCGCTTCTCTCCCCAGCGCACCCACTGCTGCTCCTCGGGACTCAGCGGCGGCAGCTCGCCTTGCGGGTTGCGCCACTTCATTACGCACAGACTGTGCGCGAAACCGATCCCCTCGAACACGCGCCGTTGTTTTTCGCGCTGGTAGCCGCGCGCCAATTCGAAGTGCCCCTGGGCGTCAAAGCCGGTAAGCGCGCCCACGCCGATGGCCACGCCCTCGAGAAACGCCTTCTGCCCCGAGAAGAATCCTCCGACGTTGAGGTCGGAGAACAACGCCTGATCGATCGGCATCTCGTAGTGCGCCAGCAGGTTGCCGGTGAAGTAGAAGTAGGAGTATCCGGGCACCAGCATGTCCTCGGACGTGTCCTGGTCGAAGTGCACCTCGGGGATCGCGTTGTACATCAGTAGCGCCATCACGCCGGCCAGAATCATGCCCGAGCGCGAGACCCAGCGCAGCCGGTGGCGGATCAGCAACAACAGCCCCTGGGTCTGGCAGACGATCATCGTGGTGTACAGCGCTGTCCAATAGCGGATCAGGTCCGGGTTCCCGGCCTGGCCGCGGGTAAAGATCAGGAAGCTCAGCGCAAAGCTTATTACCGAGGCCGCGAACGCCAGCTCGCGCCAGTCCAGCGGCTCGGCCAGTTTATGGCGCGGCAACGGCGAGAGCGCTTTGATTGCGTCCGCGACCCGAAACCGATTGAACCAGATCACCAGCGCGCACGATGCGCCGAGCCACAACAGGAACAGCGCGTTGGCCGTTCCCGACGAGGAAAAGCGCGTGACCTCGCCAAGGCTGGCCAGCGTCCATTGCGCTTGCGGATTGTCCTCAACGCCCCAAGGGACCCCTTGGGACATGAAGGTCCGCAGGTAATGGATAAAGTTGTGGCTGGTGTGCGAGGCGTACCACAGATGGAATCCCACTCGCCAGGCCACGATCATCGCCAGGTACGAGATCAGCCTGATCCGTCGCAGGCCCACGGTCCAGAACATCACCGCGAACAGCGGCAAAAACGGCAGCACCGAGAGGTCGATGTACAGCGCGTAGCCCAGACTTAGGCCGAACAGCGCCGCGAACAACGGCTGTCTGAGTCTGCCCGGCCCGCTGGAGACCATGGCAAAAAACGAGAGGTACATCAGGCCGATCAGCAGGTTCAGGTCGTGGTGGTTGCCAAAGGCGAACAGCCCGCGGCGCAGCAGGTAGTCCGGCAGCACCGCGAGCAACACGCCGAAGATCAGCGCTCCGATGCGGCCCCAGGCCAGACGCGCCAGCAGCATCCAGGCCAGCAGGATCAGTACGCCCACGCCCAGCGGCACCAGCTTAAGCGTGACGTATGTCGGGTCGAGAAACGAGAACGGGATGTACGAAAGCAGCCCGGTGTGCAGGGTGCCGCCGGCGTCTTGGGAATGCTGGTAGACGATGAACGGCGCCAGCCGACCGTGGATCAGGTGATGCCCGAGCAGGCCCTGAAACAGCTCCTCCTCGCCGTGCAACAGCAGATCGCTGCGGTAAATCACATCGAGCCGCACCTTGATGAACAGCAGCAACGGAAACAACCAAGTCAGCGCCTCGCGCACCCAGTTCGGCGCACTGCGCAGACGCTCTGCGATCCGTGCCGGCATACTGCCGTCATGCATTTTCATCGTTATTTTGGAACCAAGCCGACGTTACTCTTGCTTATCCGCGGCCGCGTCCTTTTCCTTGTCCGCGCGTTTGATCCGGCTCAGCTTCTCGATCAGATCCGGCACCTGCTCCAGCACGCGGTCCAAAGTTCCCGTGGGATTTTTAAAGCTCATCAGCGAGACCGCGCCGTCGATCACGGTCAGAAATCCCACCGGGTCGACCGAGCCCGCACCGCCGAACCCGGAACCGGATTTGCCCGAGCCCTTGTCGCCGCCGCCGGAGCCGAAGCCGAAACGAATCTTGCACACCGGGATGATCATTATGTCCTCGCCCATGCGCAACGGCTCGCCAAGAATCGTGTCCGACTTGACCATCGAACGCATCTGCTCCATGGCGCTTTCGATTATCTTGTCCATCTCCACATCTCCCTGCGTAGGTAATCGAATCCGGTTGAGATCAGCGAACCGACCGTGCCGATCAGCACAGCCGGCACGAACACCGCAAGTTTGTAGGGCCGCACCACAATTCCCAGTTCCGCGTCGCCCTCGAACACCGCCTCGCCGAAGTCCACACGCAGCCCGTCAAGCTGCGGCAGATACGGCAGCAGCACGCCGCGAACAGCGCAAAGATAGCCGTTGAACTCCGGGTCGTCCAGCCCGACGTCCAGATCGAGCCGGGCCTGTCCAATCCCCACGATTGAGAACAGACGATTGATCCGCGAGAGAATTTGGGGCAGCACGTGTCGCCGCGCAAAACGCAGGTAGGGCCCGGAACGGCTCCAACTTTCGCGGGCCGAGCTGAGCCGTTGCGCCAGTCCCTGTGACGGGCTGGGCTTGGCAGCCTTGGGCGCCCGTTGTTTTTTTGGCGGCCGCTCCTGCGCGGGATAAAGCACACGGCTGATTTTGAGCAACGGCATCAGCCGCGAACGCAAACGCACGCGCAGCAGCAGCTCGTCTTGCGCGTCCAACCGCAACCTGACGATCCACGGCGCGAGCAGCAGCGCCAGCGCGATGCAGATCGCGGTCGCCAAAATTATCAACAGTGTCCAGATTATCGTCCACACAGTGATCGAGAATATGCAGGCGATTTCAGGGGTGTCAAGCTACTGGTCCAGCAGCCGCTGAACCAGGGCGACGAACTCCGGGCCGTTCCAATCGTAGGGGCCGATGAAGCGCCGGGCGATGTTCCCCTGCTTGTCGATCAGGTAGGTCTCGGGAAAGCCCGAGATACGGTAGCTGCCCGTGATTTGGTTGTTCGCATCCTGCGCAAAGAGCGGCGGGCTGCGGAACTGCGAGCTGAACTGGGGCAAAACGCGGCGCAATCCGCTCTCCGAGGAGATCGCCAGCATCACGAAGTTCGCGTCGGCAAAGCGCGCATTGAGCGCGTCGAGCTGCGGCACTTCCATGCGACACGGCGCGCACCAGGTGGCGAAGAAGTTGAGCAGCACCACCTTGCCCCGTTGTTCAAAGAGCGCGAAGCGCCCGCCCTCCATGGTCTGCACTGTGAAATCAGGGGCCAGGTGTCCGGGAATCGGCTTGGGGTTCGAGCTTACCCGACGCTGGGCGTTGAGCTCGGCGATCACCGATCCAGCGCCGCGGCCGGACGCAGAATCGCCGCCGAGCCTAAAAATTATTGTGTACAGGCCGGCGGCGATTAATACGAACAGTCCGACTAGGACCAGATTGATTTTCGTCTCTTTACGCATCCCCCGCAATTACAGACTGATCAGCCCTTGTCGGGCTCCCCGCCTTCGGACTCGGCCGCGGGCTGCGGCGCTTGCTCCTCGGTCTTTTCCTCGGCCTTGGCCTTGGCCTGGGCCGCCTTGTCGACCTTGGCCTTAGCCGCGGTCGACTTGGCCTTGGACTTGCCGCTCGAGCGCTTGCGCTTGGACCCGGACTTGCGCTTGCTGTCGGGCATCTGCTCCTCGACCAGCTCGATGATCGCCATCTCGGCGTTGTCGCCCACGCGCCTGCCGAGCTTGATCACGCGCGTGTAACCGCCAGGGCGGTTGACGAAGCGCGGAGCGATCTCGTCGAACAGCTTGTAGACGACAGCCTTCTCGCGGATCACGCGCATTGCGCGACGGAGATAGTGCAACCGCTTGGCAACCGATTCCTGGTCCTCGGCGTCCCGGAGCACATTGGCTTTCTTGCTCAAGGTGATCATGTTGTCCGCCACGGCGCGCAAGGCCTTGGCCTTGACCGTGGTGGTGCGGATCTTCTCGTGTTTAAACAAGGATGTAACCATGTTGCGGAACATCGCTTCCCGATGGGAGCTGTTACGTCCCAGTATTACACCCGTCTTGCGGTGACGCATCTCGTTCTCCGTTGCCTGAGGATCAGTCCTCGGTCTTTTCCTCTTCCGGGACCAGTGGCTTGAAATTATCGATCTTCATGCCCAGCGACAGCCCCATCTCGACGAGGATTTCCTTGATCTCGTTCAGGCTTTTGCGGCCAAAGTTCTTGGTCTTGAGCATCTCCTGCTCGCTTCTTTGCACCAGCTCGCCGATGTACTTGAGGTTGGCGTTCTTCAAGCAGTTCTGGCTGCGCACGCTCAGCTCGAGTTCGTCCACCGAGCGGTAGAGGTTCTCGTTGAACGGGGTCTCCTCGGACAGCTGATCGTCAAAGGCTTCGTCGTCCTCGGTCTCTTCGAAATTGATGAAGACTTGCAGCTGCTCCTTGAGGATCTTCGAGGCGTAGGCCAACGCATCCTCGGGATGCGTCGAGCCATCGGTCCAGACCTCGATGATCAGGCGGTCGAAGTCGGTGCGCTGCCCGACGCGGGCGTTGGTCACGTTGAAGTTGGCCTTGGTCACCGGCGAGAACGAGGCGTCCAATGCGATGGTGCCGATCGTATCGTCCTCTTCTTTATTGTTCTCGTAGGTAACGTAGCCGCGGCCCGAGCGCACGGTCAGCTCGGCGCTGAGCTTGGCGGCCTTGGTCAGCGTCGCGATGTGCTGCTCGGGGTTGAGCACCACGATCGACTCGTCGACCTTGATGTCCGCGGCGCTGATTGCGCCCTCGCCCTTGTTCTCGAGCTGCAGCACACGCGTGGCCGCGTTGTTGGCCTTAAAGCGGACCTTCTTCAGGTTGAGCACGATGTCGGTCACGTCCTCCTTGATCCCGGGGATCGTGGTGAACTCGTGCTGCACGCCGTTGAAGCGAACCTTGGTAATCGCCATCCCCTGCAGCGTGGACATCAGGACACGACGCAGGGCGTTGCCCAGCGTAATGCCGAATCCGCGCTCGAGTGGCTCGGCGTAGAACTTGCCGTAGTAGTGGCTGAGCGATTCGCGCTCGACCTCGAGCTGCTTGGGCCTAATCAAATCCTTCCAGACACTATACATCTAGCAGCCTCCCGGCTATTTGGAATAGAGCTCGACGATCAGGTGGTCCTGGATCATGCCGCCCAGATCCTCACGGGTGGGGATCGCCTTGATCGTACCGTTGAAATGATCCGTGTCGAGTTCGAGCCATGTCGGTACTCCCGAGCGCACGATCGTCTCGACCGAATCTTTGATCGCCTGAAGCTTTTGGCTCGAGGACTTGATCGCAACCACGTCCCCCTCCCGAACCTGATAGCTGGGGATGTTGACCTTGCGGTCGTTGACGCGGACGTGGCCGTGCAGCACGAGCTGACGGGCTTGCTTGCGACTGGCGGAGAAGCCGAGCCTGAATACGATGTTGTCCAGCCGTCCCTCGAGAAAGCGCAGCAGGTTCTCGCCGGTTACGCCCTTGGCCTTGTCGGCCTTTTCGAAGTACTGACGGAACTGCTTCTCGAGCACGCCGTAGATGCGCTTGGCCTTCTGCTTTTCGCGCAACTGAATGCCGTAGTCCGAATGCTTCATCCGGCGACGCTGTCCGTGCTGTCCGGGAGGATATTCGCGCCGATTGACCGCACACTTGTCAGAGTGGCAACGATCTCCCTTAAGGTAGAGCTTCATCCGCTCCCTGCGACAGAGGCGGCAGACCGATCCTCGATATCTCGCCATGTGCTGCTCCTAAACCCTGCGCCGCTTGGGTGGGCGGCAGCCGTTGTGTGGGATCGGGGTTACGTCCCTGATCAGGTTCACTTTCAAGCCGCAGCCCAGTAGGCTGCGCAAGGCTGCCTCGCGCCCTGCTCCCGGTCCTTTGACCAGGACGGCGACGGTCTGCATCCCCTGATCCTGGGCCTTCTTTGCCGCGTCCTCGGCGGCGAGCTGAGCGGCGAAGGGAGTCGATTTACGCGATCCCTTGAAGCCCACAACGCCGGCCGAAGACCAGGCAACAGTGTTGCCCGACAGGTCGGAGAAAGTGATGATCGTATTGTTGAAGGTGCTGCGGATGTGCGCCACCCCTTGCGGGATGTTCTTGCGCACCTTCTTCTTGGTGGTCCGTTTCTTGGGGGTCTTGGCCATCGATACTCCCGCCTACTTCTTGCGACCGAGAACGCGACGCGGACCCTTGCGCGTACGCGCGTTGGTGTGGGTCCGCTGTCCCCTGACCGGCAGACCGCGCCGATGGCGCAGCCCACGATAGGTCCCGAGGTCCATCATCCGTTTGATGTTCATCGAGATCTGTTTGCGCAGATCGCCCTCGACCTTGAACTTGGCGTCGATGATCGTCGAGATCCGGGCCACGTCCTGGTCGGCGATTCTGTCTGTGCGTAGCGAGGGGTCGATGCCGGCCTCCTCCAGAATCTTGTTGCTACTGGTCGGACCTATACCGTAGATATAGGTCAGCGCCACATCTATCCGCTTATTGCGCGGAAGGTTGACTCCTGCGATTCGTGCCATCGCTCCTCCGCTCGGCTATCCCTGTCGCTGCTTGTGCCTGGGATTCTCGCAAATCACGCGCACCACACCTTTGCGGCGAACGATCTTGCACTTGTCACAGCGTTTTTTAACCGAAGCCTGAACTTTCATTTCGATACTCCCAACCCTGTCGGCGACTGCCGATCGACCCGCTCGCAACGGGTCGCAACGGGTGACTTCACTTTGCCCGATAGGTAATGCGTCCCCTGGTCAAATCGTACGGGGACAGCTCCACCGTAACCCGATCTCCCGGCAAAATCTTGATGAAGTGCATCCTCATCTTGCCCGAGATATGGGCCAATACCTTATGACCGTTGTCGAGGGACACGCGAAACATCGCGTTGGGCAGAGGCTCGAGCACTGTGCCCTCGACTTCTATCGCGTCTTCCTTCGCCATGTAACTCCCTACCCCGTCAATCTACGAGGCTTAATACGTCCGGACCTTGATCTGTGATCGCGAACGTATGTTCAAAGTGCGCCGACAAACTGCCGTCGCGCGTAACCGCCGTCCAACCGTCTCCCAGGACTTCGATCTCCCAGGATCCGATGTTGACCATCGGCTCTACAGCCAGGACCATTCCCGGCCGCAGCCGCACGCCCCGCCCCGGATCGCCGAAATTCGGAATCTGCGGCGGCTCGTGCATTGCCTGGCCGATGCCGTGTCC harbors:
- a CDS encoding tetratricopeptide repeat protein, whose translation is MDKAIFTSIAKYNKELKLDEHRRVYAQLSEAYRKVGLVDDAIRIGQRGLEIFPSYLACREALGKALYKRGDIEQAAEQLEPVARIVKDNLVVKKLLGKIYIAQEQLEDARHQLEMVSARDTIDFEARSLLISLRQRIAGEEQLVEIDEQSASVAEPSGEPELPVVDLDQVDVFEHQEYVKATDQALGDLDHVEGHLDQIAQRMAQDEVLDPRLKLEKIERRIETAAEARANQVEIKAAAHLAQIHMELSLLDEAIITSRKLIQDDPDNDEIRQMLARFEELLVAKERECERLENLDDLTDAFQQA
- a CDS encoding glycerol-3-phosphate dehydrogenase/oxidase, which codes for MSGDKFDLLIIGGGISGCAVAHDAASRGLKVALVEKTDYGCATSAATSKLAHGGLRYLKNLEFGLVRESLRERRTLEYIAPHLVYPVPFMIPNYRGTGTRRSMIWAAMLLYDLLSWDKGNLEDPDRRSPGRGFFNRQSSIDLEPGMSSERLSGSSLYYDCQMYSPDRVTLEFLLSAEQNGAQAANYAKVVGFIKQGNRVQGAVVQDSLSDQTYEIRAEVTANTCGPWADIVLGLATDGKNSHGLLRSQGIHIITRSISNKYAMVLATRSGRHFFIIPWRGHSLIGTTDTKYEDAPDEYSVSESAVAEFIDEINDAYPGGKLTREDVLWSYGGLRPIVDKQTEVEGTYSASRKYEIYDDAKENGIEGHVTVIGGKYTTSRNLARSMVDMVGNKLGRELPPCRTDQTRLFGGDIPTWAGFLADLKREHPHGLSGEQLEHLARLHGSALGRVLAHADADPSLLEPIGPGRLDLKCEVVHAVREEMAQTLADVLMRRTEIGTAGDPGAQALETCAELTAAELGWDEQRKAEELAAARDEFSHQGIKPD
- the efp gene encoding elongation factor P; the protein is MKMTATRIRAGNVIDYKGEPYRILQMTHITPGKGNAVVQVKMRNLISGVQTEERFRSTDTVERAMLETKELQYLYKQGDRYVLMDTSTYEMTELDEEAMGDAVLFIKPDAMIQAQLYAERIIGIDPPAKVELEVIETDPPLKGATAANSPKPAKLETGLVVTVPSFIAVGTMIRVDTEKREYVERV
- a CDS encoding spore germination protein GerW family protein, translated to MDKIIESAMEQMRSMVKSDTILGEPLRMGEDIMIIPVCKIRFGFGSGGGDKGSGKSGSGFGGAGSVDPVGFLTVIDGAVSLMSFKNPTGTLDRVLEQVPDLIEKLSRIKRADKEKDAAADKQE
- a CDS encoding TlpA disulfide reductase family protein; translated protein: MRKETKINLVLVGLFVLIAAGLYTIIFRLGGDSASGRGAGSVIAELNAQRRVSSNPKPIPGHLAPDFTVQTMEGGRFALFEQRGKVVLLNFFATWCAPCRMEVPQLDALNARFADANFVMLAISSESGLRRVLPQFSSQFRSPPLFAQDANNQITGSYRISGFPETYLIDKQGNIARRFIGPYDWNGPEFVALVQRLLDQ
- a CDS encoding DNA-directed RNA polymerase subunit alpha — its product is MYSVWKDLIRPKQLEVERESLSHYYGKFYAEPLERGFGITLGNALRRVLMSTLQGMAITKVRFNGVQHEFTTIPGIKEDVTDIVLNLKKVRFKANNAATRVLQLENKGEGAISAADIKVDESIVVLNPEQHIATLTKAAKLSAELTVRSGRGYVTYENNKEEDDTIGTIALDASFSPVTKANFNVTNARVGQRTDFDRLIIEVWTDGSTHPEDALAYASKILKEQLQVFINFEETEDDEAFDDQLSEETPFNENLYRSVDELELSVRSQNCLKNANLKYIGELVQRSEQEMLKTKNFGRKSLNEIKEILVEMGLSLGMKIDNFKPLVPEEEKTED
- the rpsD gene encoding 30S ribosomal protein S4; the encoded protein is MARYRGSVCRLCRRERMKLYLKGDRCHSDKCAVNRREYPPGQHGQRRRMKHSDYGIQLREKQKAKRIYGVLEKQFRQYFEKADKAKGVTGENLLRFLEGRLDNIVFRLGFSASRKQARQLVLHGHVRVNDRKVNIPSYQVREGDVVAIKSSSQKLQAIKDSVETIVRSGVPTWLELDTDHFNGTIKAIPTREDLGGMIQDHLIVELYSK
- the rpsK gene encoding 30S ribosomal protein S11; translation: MAKTPKKRTTKKKVRKNIPQGVAHIRSTFNNTIITFSDLSGNTVAWSSAGVVGFKGSRKSTPFAAQLAAEDAAKKAQDQGMQTVAVLVKGPGAGREAALRSLLGCGLKVNLIRDVTPIPHNGCRPPKRRRV
- the rpsM gene encoding 30S ribosomal protein S13, translated to MARIAGVNLPRNKRIDVALTYIYGIGPTSSNKILEEAGIDPSLRTDRIADQDVARISTIIDAKFKVEGDLRKQISMNIKRMMDLGTYRGLRHRRGLPVRGQRTHTNARTRKGPRRVLGRKK
- the rpmJ gene encoding 50S ribosomal protein L36; the encoded protein is MKVQASVKKRCDKCKIVRRKGVVRVICENPRHKQRQG
- the infA gene encoding translation initiation factor IF-1 → MAKEDAIEVEGTVLEPLPNAMFRVSLDNGHKVLAHISGKMRMHFIKILPGDRVTVELSPYDLTRGRITYRAK